The following DNA comes from Crateriforma spongiae.
TGCCGAACATCCGTGAAGCCACGCCACCATCGTTGACACCGCCTTGGATGCCGGCGAAGGCTTTCTCGACCTCATCGATCATCACCACACAAGGTGCCATCGCGTCGATGGTCGCCAGGGCCTGTCGGGTACGTTCTTCGGATTGTCCGACAAGGGACCCCAACAGACTGCCGACGTCCAAGATCAACACGGGGCGACCGGTCTCGGCACCCAGTGTTTTACAAAAAGCGGACTTGCCACATCCCGGTGGCGAAAGCAGCAAGACGCCCTTGGCCGGCACTTGCCTCGGTCCCCCATTGCCGATCGCTCGACGGGTGAACGACTTCAATGCATCCAGGCCACCGAGTTGGTCGAAGCGTTCTTGTCCACGGTGCAGCGACAGAAGTCCGCCGTCCCGCAGTGTTTGGGTCTTCAGCTCCCACAACGTATCGGGCTGCAGTCGACCGTGACGGACCAGCGAGAGTGCGAACGCGTTCTCCGCTTCCAATCGGGTCAATCCGGCGGCTGCATCGATGACGCGTTGCAAGTCATTGCCAGCGGGCATTTCACCCGACTCGGTGGCCGTTCCGGCGGCGATCGCTTGCAACTGTTCCCGATCGGGCAATTCGTGATCGATGACAACGAACAATCGCTGCAGTTCGATCGGCAATTGAACCAATGGGGCAAGGATCACCAGGATCGTCCGTCGCGTCCTACCTTCGGCGACCGCGCGGGCGACCGCTTGGATGATCTCGGGCGACTGAAGAAAACGATGAAAGTTCTTCAAGATCAGCAGCGAAGCGGAATGCTCATCGGCCAACGCTGAAAGAACGTGGACGGCTGAAAGTGGGTCAGCCGCCTCGGCTTGCAGCGGTGAGTCCGAAGCCGAGCGTAGGCCTCGGTCGATGTCCCAAATCGCCAACGTCCATTGCTGGTCGCGGCACAGCGTGGACATCTCGGCAATGGCGTCGTCGTGTTCGTGACTTCGGATCCAGATGCCGGAAAAGCACGCCTGGACCCTTTCACGAACGGGGTCGGTAAGTGTCATCTATCGTGATTCCTTTTGTAGCAAGGTGGATAAATTCAAAAGAAAAGCCCGGCAAGCAAATCAATGTTGCCGGGCTTGCTGTGACTGGGTCGCGTTCGTTTGGAAAAACTCGGCAGTCTTGGTTTCGTCGACGGCTTTGCCGAGAGTCTGCCGAAGGAACCGACTCGCTTCTTGGCAATCCCGGCCGACAAAGCCGTGGGCCTGCAGTCGAACCGAACCGTCCGGCGCGACCGTGATCTCGATCGTCTTCATGTGGAACCGCCTTCAGACGCGGTACCGACGCCGATCGTCAGCCGGATGGAACCGTCTGCCAGCGTTTGTTCCTGCACGGCGTGTCCGCTGCGTCTGGCTTCCAATGTGGCTTTTTCGACGGCATAGGCTTGCAGGAATTCGTCCAACCGCTGAGGCGCCCCCCATTTGCCGTTGTAGTTGTCGAAGCGGCCTTGGCCGGTCTTCAGGTCGAACACGGCGGGGTACCGCCAGTCTTGCAAACGCACGGCCAGGCCGTGCACTGTTTCGCTAAACAACTTGACATCACCGACGAACGGCTGTGGTAAACGCAAACGGCGGCAGCCGGCCTTTGCCGCGACGACGTCGCGGACTTGAGTCTCAATTGTCACCACGTGTGACATGCGTGAGTCTCCCCAATTAATAAAAGAAAGTGTGGCAAGATGAGCCACCACGCAGGAGCTACATCGCTCCCGTCTCCTCTATGTAGCGCTTTTGGGGCGAAAATTAAGGCTTGTCGTCACAGAGCTTCGGACACCTTGCAGATCATTCAAGGTGGGGAAATGAAAAGGCAGCGCTGCACGAATATCCGACACGTGTTTCGTTCCAATTGGGGAACGAGACAAAAGCTCGTCAAGAGCCGTGTGTTGTCCTAGGCAAACAAATCCATTGGCCCTAGGGCACGTTTCCAATCTTAGGATGGGCGTTCGCCAGACACGATGCGTTGCATCTTCTTAATTCGGTCGTAAGCGTCGTCGATCAGCGGGCGCAGTACCCGTAAGTCGTTCTCAACGGATTCCAAAGAGGCAGCGAATTCGTCCATATTGACGACATGTTGAAGTCGCTCCATAAACTTTGGATCGGCAATGATTTCAAGCTGCTCTTTGCTTTCCGCCAAAGCACGATGAGCGACTTTAATTACGTTCCCTGGGATCGGTGGCCGCTTCAATTTCGGTTTGCGGGATTTAACCAGGTCCAGCAACTTGGCGTGCGATAGTTTTCCAGCGACGATTCGACGTAACAGTTCCAGCCGCTCCTTTCGTGCGGAAATCTTGGCGAGTGTCGCCATAATCTGCCAGCCGATCGAGCGTTTGCTGTCACACGCCATGTCTATTTCAAACTGATCAAAGACGGCAAGTCGACGTATTCCCGCGTTGTATGCCCGAAACAGGTCGCCCGAATCAGACGGGATTTCCCACGATCGCTTCTTCGTCACGGCCATTGCAATTGTATTGTTAACCGCCAAGCGGACCGCTGGATCATGGCCAGTTGCCGCCAGTAGCGCAGCTGCTTCGCAAGCGATCTGGTAAACATCGGCAAGCGTGCCTGCCTCGTAAAGCCGTATCCACTTGGAAAGATGTTGGGTTGCGTGGACGTACTTGTACTCTCGCGACTTGCCGATAAGTTCGCCGAGGTACAGATCATCATTCAGGGCCATGGAGATTAGCCGTTTGGCAAGAATGTCGGCAATGAAAGTAAGTTCGTACTAAGTGCCTCCGTATCTTAGCGTCCGCAGACGCCTCGGGGCACCCGGAGAGGCAATGGCCAAGAAGGAGTCGGCAGAGAGGCCGGGATTGATGTCGAACTTCAGGCCGACTTGCTGGCATTTGCGCTAGCGAGTCGCAGTCGTTGCGTTGTGTACGTGCGAGATCTCGGTGTGTCGAAAACTGGCAAAATTGGGGTGGCGAAAGATCAAAAAAACGACATTAGGTGCAGCAGATGCCAAGCGAATTTGGTAGGTTCGGCTGCGTGAACAGCGGGTTTTCAGCAGAAAAACCGGGGTTTGCTAAGGGAAAAGATGGTCCGTTCGGGACGTAGAGGTCGCTAGTTCGAATCTAGTCGCCCCGACTTTCTAAGTCGTTTAGCTTCAACGACTTACGGGCCTTCCGAGACAGGCCCGAATTGGCCGGTTTGGTCCAGGCCTTTCTCTAGGCCCTCGCGGGCCTTCGGTACGGCGGGCCTAAATTTGTTTAGGGCTGGGCACCTCCGGCACGTGCCACTCCTCGGTATCCAAGCCGAATCGTCGTGCCGCTTCCGTCTCCTCCGACCAACCGGCCCGGATCTCCGCCGCCGCCCTCGCAATCTCCTCGGGGGGCGGGCAATAGGTCACCGAGTCAATTTCGGCTTGCGTAGGCCCCCCAGCAGCGTGCCTCGCATCGTTTCGGGGTGGACACAACGGCGGAGCCATGGGCCGTGCCGAGCGACGGGGAAACCGCCGCCCAGAGGTGACGGGTTTCGCCCGGATCATCACTTCCACTCCGGGATCTCGGGCAACCGGCGGTTGATCTCAACCCGTTCTTCGGCGGCACGTTGTTGGGCTTCAAGTTGAAGGCGCTCCCGGTGGCGGGCTTGTTGCCACTCGGGCAATCGCTCCTGCTTGATTATGATCATCCGGTCCAGTCGTTCAATATTCTTGGACCAAGCCTTGAGCTTCTCATAAGCCTCGTCAGGCGTCCGGTAGTACGCAGGCGAATCCGCATAGATAGCCTCAAG
Coding sequences within:
- a CDS encoding AAA family ATPase encodes the protein MTLTDPVRERVQACFSGIWIRSHEHDDAIAEMSTLCRDQQWTLAIWDIDRGLRSASDSPLQAEAADPLSAVHVLSALADEHSASLLILKNFHRFLQSPEIIQAVARAVAEGRTRRTILVILAPLVQLPIELQRLFVVIDHELPDREQLQAIAAGTATESGEMPAGNDLQRVIDAAAGLTRLEAENAFALSLVRHGRLQPDTLWELKTQTLRDGGLLSLHRGQERFDQLGGLDALKSFTRRAIGNGGPRQVPAKGVLLLSPPGCGKSAFCKTLGAETGRPVLILDVGSLLGSLVGQSEERTRQALATIDAMAPCVVMIDEVEKAFAGIQGGVNDGGVASRMFGTFLTWLNDHTSDAFVVCTANDVRRLPPEFSRAERFDGVFFLDLPGREQKDAIWTLYRQRFAIDDAQPCPEDRDWTGAEILACCRLAALLQLTLVEAARHIVPIAATSGEAIESLRQWASGRCLSADVGGVYRHPASAQPKRRRGVSSKPSLN
- a CDS encoding DUF2997 domain-containing protein, giving the protein MKTIEITVAPDGSVRLQAHGFVGRDCQEASRFLRQTLGKAVDETKTAEFFQTNATQSQQARQH